Part of the Athalia rosae chromosome 2, iyAthRosa1.1, whole genome shotgun sequence genome, GCACGTCACGTCGAAAAAAAGTTCGCTTCTCATCTCTGCATATCGCGAACAAAAGGGCATATGCGAGAGAAcgttacgttgaaaaaaaggaaaaaacaaaatttatcttttatgtaaatttctttttttttcaacttgttttATAATTGACTTTATTAAATtactttcgtttcatttctctctcataTCAAATTTCGgagaggaaaacaaaaaaaaaggtgaaagaaaattaaatggaaaactgacctttttttctccattcaacCCGACAACGGGTTGCTAAGGATGAGTTTCAGTTCGTTAACGACGATATAAATAAACAAGacgcgaacaaaaataaacaaaatttaatCAATAATCCACCGTGTACTACGGGTGTATTACCTATACAAAATACCGGTGTACTACACTACAGCTTTGCGTGTATTTACATCGGCGAGCTTTTCGAGAtgtaaattatatgtataacattaAATGTTCGCTATACGAATACGATATCGTGTTCACGGATTTATGATTGAATAACCGATGAAgttttacttacaattagcatcAGAGGTTAATTaaatgataaatgaataatgaaacgaACCATTGAATTGTTGTACGTTGAATTTCACCAATATTGGTTTGTAAATTCGCATCGCAGTCCGCAGATACAAGTTATCGttggtattattatcatcatcatcgattcaacgaaataGCGAAACGccggatgaaatttcaattaattcacgtatctggataaattttttttcgttccacgaGATATGGGctttcatctaatttttcaactcgatcGCAATCCggacgaaatttttattttcgtttcgtacacacacattttgtttttcaatccgCTCGGAATCATCAGTGGttaagaaaaagcaaaacctCCTAACGAATACTCGTTAATTCAATGAAAACATCGTCAATTTcctctctaattttttaattcctctTGTCTCACGTCAAGGTCTGGTTCTACGGTGACATTTGGTGTTCCGTATGGCTGGCCGTCGACGTTTGGATGTGTACGGCATCGATTCTGAACTTGTGCGCCATCAGTTTGGACAGATACTTAGCCGTTACAAGACCGGTCAGCTATCCACAGgtaatcaatgaaaatattaatagaTCGATTGAAAATGATACGCGACGATGTATCCCGCATGCAATCCGATTATAAGCCTGTAATTTTCGAACGGCGGAACACCTGGTATCGAATTTTGAGGGGCGGCGGGGGTACGACGGACGACTCGGAATGACAGTTCCGAAGCGGAAAGCGAGTTGtaaaagatatatgtatgtgcgcGGATACCCTCGATATTACGAACCCAAAAATTATCCTCCggttaaaattgaacgagcCACTGCGGAGGCTCGGGAAaacttataaataatttcttcgtCATTGTAATCGATATCTGAGGAAATATGGAGAACGGTTTCGGTTACTCGAAAATTTACCGTCCTCCGTACGTCGCGGCGTCGCCGCGCCTCACCCCTCGTATTCCTTCTTCTCTTAAAATTTCTCAAGTTTCggttcccttcttcttctgcttcgactttttcattttcattttcatttttattcgaacgcAGCATCGCGTCTCTCACTCGACTCATCGatctggattattttttttttttttttttttgtcacactCCTACATTGACCGATGTTGATAATTAACGAGAATCGCGATGTATTAAAgcgataaaatgaacgaagTACAAAATTTCGCTCGACAAAAACCCGATGCGGCGATAACGTCTGCACTTGACCGTTTGTTTCGGTCATTACAGGACACTCCCTCTTTTGACTTCCCGGAGtttgtttatcgattttcCGTTGTAATACTCTTACTTTTTTCGTGTAATTTaatgaccgaaaaaaaaaaaaaaaaacaaaaacaaaaaaaagaaagaaacagaaaaaaaaagattgattGGCGAGGGATGTTTTAAAATTTAGATTATGTCACCGAAGAGAGCTCGACTTCTTGTGGCAGCTGTCTGGGTCCTGAGCTTCGTGATATGCTTTCCTCCTCTGGTGGGCTGGAAGGATAAAGAGGTATGATTAATCATGATTAATTAATCTAACTCTGTTATCCGCGTATATTAAGTAGAATGTAAGTTATACGGAGGGTGATAATCGGAGGGGCGCTATGTAGTTACAATATTTTCGATCATCAATTCATAATACATTTACGTATAGAATTAAATatcgtacctatatgtatatgtataccgaggGACAGCTCAGTCATCGCGCTGTGACGAGCTTCATTCGTCGCGATGGGtacttaatttttctattatccGGCTGACGATTACATCAAGACCGCGGACAAAAGTATCACTTGGTTTGCCCGAGTCACTCGCTCTTTCACGCTGGTGGCAATATAAAATCACATAATAAAACGGATTCAACTCGTTACAACAcctattgaaaaatttattcttcattcacACTCATATCAATCTTATTGaatatcatatttttaatGCTCACGAAGAATACCTatggaaattttctcgaaGCTGTAGGATCAACCCAAATGGTAGAAATCGCGGCGAGATAGTTtggaaaaaacattaaaattatttaattgccCTTTGCTTCTCGCTCTCGATTTTATctgattgtttttgtttttcgtaccAGGGTACGTTCTTATCAGACTagtgtttcactttttttttgggggctGGGATTACATCTGGGTGAAGGTTTAATTTAGTATTTCTTGATAACCGTGTTTTTCTGtcaaggtataataatattttattcaaatgttCGATACGatctgaagatttttttttcgtttcttatcCTCCCGAACCAGGTTTACGTCCCGCACAACACTACTTTATTGCAACAAGGACCTTTTAACACGACGACTATTTTCATACCCGTCGCTCCGTGCCCGTGGAATTGCGAACTGACCAACGACGCTGGTTACGTCGTGTACAGGTGAGTAAcggtatacaaaaaaaaaaaaaaaaaaaaaaaacacatcccGAACACCTTTGAGATTTTACAATTACGAAAATAACTCGGCACAATCAGAAGACGTTAGTGAGAACTGAGAGACATTCACACTGCGAAACGTATTACTCGAAGAAATCCTACGACCGTTTTTACGTCCGCACACCGGGGCAACCGCGCCGGTGAAGAAAGGTCTGCTTCAGACGTCCTCTTATACTTTTAGTTTGTCCGAATCAGAAAATGGACAATAAAAGGAGTCTCGAGTGCAGAAAAGTAGCGGAAAACATTCACGTCATACTCAACTCTGGATATAATAGGCGCGGCTTTTCGAGCGGAGAAACGGTAgccattttttaaaatgatgCACCGAATAAAGTACGCGGGTGTACACTGTACGGTGCGGTGCAAGCGATCTTGTTTCGAAATCACTTTAACTTTTGGCAAGTGTTCAAATAATAGGAAAGAGAGCTTTTTCCGGTAAAAGACCGCAGGATTTCACAGATGGCTATGTACGGTTTcagcttctttttctattttcactcactctctctctttctcttcttctttctctcgacTCTAGTTCTCTTCGCCACACGGACTCTACATTCACACCCCACAACTCGCaactttttcaccttttcgCTGTACAGTTTTTTATATAATGTAGGAGGgctacgtgtgtacgtacttcGAAACTTCGAGTTCTACCCCGTATATTTGTATCCACATTAAGCGAGCATACGCATACAATTTCGTCATAATTACACATATACCAAagtatcgccgattttcataATGTACCGGTTACATGttatttgtaattttcttcttttttttgtttcaccctttttcattctcgtgcAAACAGTGCCCTCGGTTCCTTTTACATCCCCATGTTGGTAATGCTGTTCTTCTATTGGAGAATATACAACGCCGCTGTGTCGACAACAAAGGCCATCAATCAAGGATTTCGGACAACAAAAGGCTCAAAAATGTTCGGCTCTCGGTAACTATTGTTGtgtgtacataataatatgtgTATCCATATAACATTACACACACGGTTCACCTttgtaaaatgaaacaaaaaaaaaaaaaaaaaaaggaagattaagagagaacaaataattatagaaaatattgtcggacaaaaatgattttataAAAGAATTCACCTACCGCGAAATTAATAATTCGCAACGCCGCGTGATTTGCGAtccgaatttttattacacgacTAATATGCAGATGTAAAGGTGTACGTACTAATCGAACCCTAATCGCGAGTAGTTGAAATCGAGATAAAAAAGCTCTAATATACAGGTACGTGCGTTTGATcttcggaatgaaaaatttttcgttcggcaGAGCCTCGAGTATCCCGGAATGGATGGGTGTTTCGgccgtgtacaggtatacatgtatcagGTCGCTTTGACACGTTTTAATTAGCATACCGGTAGAACGCCAATTCGGACGCGATACATCCATCCCGTCAACGATCTGTGATTCCCGATGATCAGAAAAACTTCAAATATCGTTCGTCGAAATTACACCCGCGGTACGAAAACACGTCACATGGTCACAAGctgaattcaaatgaaaactcTCCCTTATATTTTCCTCCCAATTGTTAAGATTCGACGAGCAAAGACTGACGTTGAGGATACACAGAGGACGTGGAAGTCTTCACAACGGTAGCAATAACGGGAGTCCTAGGAGTCCCGAATCCGGACGGAGTTCGgtcaggaaagaaaaaattaaaatatccgTCTCGTATCCGAGCACCGAAACCCTCAACACGAAATGTAACACGTTAGAAAGAACGCCGTCGAGGTGTTCGCAAATGTCGGTACACTATAGCAACGGTCAAACTCAAACGCAGCTTTGTCCGAGTCCTGCGAGGGCAGCGCATTTGAAGGTGAgatcgaacgaaatgaaaacaaattgaTCCTGGTATTTCATCGTCTGGTTTTCTTCTTGATCTTCGAATACTCTAGGTCGGGGGTATTAACAGGGTGGGAAGCACGAGAAGACCGAGTAGAAGAAGTAGTTGCGAAAGTCAAGTTACCGGGGACGACGCATCTTTGAGAGAACTCGCTCACGGTGTTGACGACAAACCGTGCAGGGTACCGAAAATGGGCAAGAGAAATATAAAGGCACAGGTGAGTCCGCTACCGAAACACGAAAAATCATTCACTCGgcgtttcttttcattttcgaccgGACGTGTCTATCCGCTCGATTAAAAATTCGTCGGGTATTATGACGTAGCCGTAACAGCAGaaccaattatttttcagctaATATCAGCATTTTTACGTGGGTTATGGATCGTCCCACGCGAGACTCCATTTATTTCATCTGATGGATGGCGTAgcgatatatacatagagtCGGAGGAAATGTCAAATTCCTCTACACCTCTTTTATGTATACGgtcgcttttttcttcacgcgtTCCGATCGATcagaaatataattatgataattactCGCCCATTTTGTTCGGCTATACTCCAATTTGCGGTATTCTATATATACCAttcggggaaaaaagaaagtctACAAAATCAGCGCTGCTTCGCGGTTAATTGAGGTTACTTAAAATCAATAGCCTTCTCTCTATATCGAGACCTGTGCACGTTGTcggcgaataaaaagaaataatgaaaataaaaggaataaaaaaaaaattgaacgaacgggtttttttttttttttttgttttttttttctttcgtttctcgcaTACACCGGCGATCCAGCTGGAACTACGGGAAGGGTTGACTGTTTTTGAAACACTCCGACGGCCTTCCACCCTAAAAATTATCCATTGTTActctcgttgttgttgttgttgttgttgttgttgttgttgcgatcaatgttcatttttatttttccttgtaAAATCCTCTTTTCTTGAAGGTGAAGAGATTCCGGATGGAAACAAAGGCTGCCAAAACGCTCGGTATCATCGTCGGTGGCTTCGTTCTCTGTTGGCTTCCATTTTTTACAATGTATCTCGTGCGAGCCTTCTGCCCGAATTGCATACACCCAACGGTATTCAGCGTTATATTTTGGCTCGGGTATTGCAACTCAGCCATAAATCCGTGCATATACGCTCTCTTCAGCAAGGACTTCAGATTCGCATTCAAAAGGATCATATGCAAATGCTTCTGCAAACGAAGGGCCAACACCCTGAGACGTGGGAGCGACGGTAGCCAATTAGCGGCGCGGTAAGTTTTatcagatattaaaaaaaaaaaaaaaaaggtaaaacgtTCAGGTGAATTTATTTCCCATCCACATCACGAGCACACGCGCCCCGTGACTTttgcgaaagagagaaaatatgtttgtttttttttttttcttctttttctttaataaaacggaaaataaatgtTTGTACCGCAAACTGCAACGGGACGACGCGAGGGTAATAAACGTGAGCTTGCAGTATGATTCGAGACATGTCGTGTGTGATGTACTTTGAGGTAGTTTCAGCGTCGTTTATTGCTGTATTTCAGATCCCTGGCACGTTGAACGTGTGTAAGTATGTGTATAGAgacgaacgtatatatatgcattgTAACTTGCAGCATTACGACGTGGTGAGAAGCAATGGGATTTCTTTGGTTAGTATATAGGTACGACGATGCAGTAAACTGTAAATCTCACCGCAGCTCAATAACACATATGACTACCTACGAtacacgcatatatacatacatacgtatatccggTGCATGTCCGTACATGTGTTACACCGAGATATTCGCCACCGTGCATTACTGAAATTACTCATTTCTCGAACAAGATTTACACATGGAATATccacgtacacacataccacatatgtacgtacgtaccatagGTGGATACGAACCTGATGGGATATACACCCGGATACGTAGCATTATACAATAGAAGGTTCTCTCATAAATTTCACTCTCGAAGATATTGCTTTGTTTTCTCGCCGTtccttgccttttttttttgtttttttacttttttatcttcattgtAAATTATTGGGCGCTGCAGGCCCTCCAGAGACTCCCATGTGCGTACACCGTGTTACGttggtttttctgttttgatgttatattattttccacTTATACgtgaaatgaagagaaaaaaaaacgaagaaaaaaaaaagagaacagcTCGTATTGCACGGTGAGTCGCAGGAGGTGCAAGATTtacgttttcattttcagatgCGATCGAAGTCCTAGCTATACCGCGAGGACTCCGCATCAC contains:
- the LOC105689133 gene encoding octopamine receptor Oamb-like isoform X2, which codes for MRELNESACAALYEGVEWDGAGNVAMLVVLAVVNVMVVLGNVLVILAVYYTSKLRNVTNMFIVSLAVADLMVGVAVLPFSATWEVFKVWFYGDIWCSVWLAVDVWMCTASILNLCAISLDRYLAVTRPVSYPQIMSPKRARLLVAAVWVLSFVICFPPLVGWKDKEVYVPHNTTLLQQGPFNTTTIFIPVAPCPWNCELTNDAGYVVYRFDEQRLTLRIHRGRGSLHNGSNNGSPRSPESGRSSVRKEKIKISVSYPSTETLNTKCNTLERTPSRCSQMSVHYSNGQTQTQLCPSPARAAHLKVGGINRVGSTRRPSRRSSCESQVTGDDASLRELAHGVDDKPCRVPKMGKRNIKAQVKRFRMETKAAKTLGIIVGGFVLCWLPFFTMYLVRAFCPNCIHPTVFSVIFWLGYCNSAINPCIYALFSKDFRFAFKRIICKCFCKRRANTLRRGSDGSQLAARCDRSPSYTARTPHHGVSIEDSDPDPGSDQNAHSQSDSR
- the LOC105689133 gene encoding octopamine receptor Oamb-like isoform X1, which codes for MRELNESACAALYEGVEWDGAGNVAMLVVLAVVNVMVVLGNVLVILAVYYTSKLRNVTNMFIVSLAVADLMVGVAVLPFSATWEVFKVWFYGDIWCSVWLAVDVWMCTASILNLCAISLDRYLAVTRPVSYPQIMSPKRARLLVAAVWVLSFVICFPPLVGWKDKEVYVPHNTTLLQQGPFNTTTIFIPVAPCPWNCELTNDAGYVVYSALGSFYIPMLVMLFFYWRIYNAAVSTTKAINQGFRTTKGSKMFGSRFDEQRLTLRIHRGRGSLHNGSNNGSPRSPESGRSSVRKEKIKISVSYPSTETLNTKCNTLERTPSRCSQMSVHYSNGQTQTQLCPSPARAAHLKVGGINRVGSTRRPSRRSSCESQVTGDDASLRELAHGVDDKPCRVPKMGKRNIKAQVKRFRMETKAAKTLGIIVGGFVLCWLPFFTMYLVRAFCPNCIHPTVFSVIFWLGYCNSAINPCIYALFSKDFRFAFKRIICKCFCKRRANTLRRGSDGSQLAARCDRSPSYTARTPHHGVSIEDSDPDPGSDQNAHSQSDSR